A single Anas acuta chromosome 27, bAnaAcu1.1, whole genome shotgun sequence DNA region contains:
- the RASSF2 gene encoding ras association domain-containing protein 2: MDYGSCEYLVPCGKDKYISKNELLLHLKTYNIYYEGQNLQLRHREEEGELIVEGLLNISWGLRRPIRLQMQDDNQRIRPPPSSSSWHSGCNLGAHGLVLKPSTLPDIQVTDVDATMNTEGTISSTGAARLQPEEPPQLLRTRSDVGVRRRGSARTPSEQRRIRRHRFSINGHFYNHKTSVFTPAYGSVTNVRINSTMTTPQVLKLLLNKFKIENSAEEFALYIVHTSGEKQKLRATDYPLIARILQGPCEQVSKVFLMEKDQVEEVTYDVAQYIKFEMPVLRSFIQKLEEEEDREVKKLMRKYSILRLMIEQRLEEISEGPARL, from the exons ATGGATTACGGCAGCTGCGAATACCTGGTCCCATGTGGAAAAGACAAATACATCTCCAA aaatgaGCTGCTACTGCACTTGAAGACATACAACATCTACTACGAAGGGCAGAATTTGCAGCTGAGGCACCGGGAG gaggAAGGCGAGCTCATCGTTGAGGGGCTGCTGAACATCTCGTGGGGTTTGCGGCGGCCCATCCGCCTGCAGATGCAGGATGACAACCAGCGCATCCGCCcgccaccctcctcctcctcctggcactCGGGCTGCAACCTGGGAGCGCATGG gttgGTGCTGAAGCCCAGCACCTTGCCGGACATCCAGGTTACAGATGTGGATGCCACAATGAACACGGAGGGCACCATCAGCAGCACTG GTGCTGCGAGGCTGCAGCCAGAGGAGCCACCTCAGCTGCTGCGGACACGGAGCGATGTGGGCGTGCGTCGGCGGGGCAGTGCCCGCACCCCCAGCGAGCAGCGGCGCATCCGCCGCCACCGCTTCTCCATCAACGGGCACTTCTACAACCACAAG ACATCGGTGTTCACACCGGCATACGGCTCCGTCACCAATGTCCGGATAAACAGCACGATGACGACCCCACAGGTCCTCAAGCTGCTGCTCAACAAGTTCAAG ATCGAGAACTCAGCGGAGGAGTTCGCGCTGTACATTGTCCACACCAgtggag aaaaacagaagctgagGGCCACTGATTACCCCCTGATCGCCCGCATCCTGCAGGGCCCCTGTGAGCAGGTCTCCAAGGTATTCCTCATGGAGAAGGACCAGGTGGAGGAAGTCACCTATGAT GTGGCTCAGTACATCAAATTTGAGATGCCTGTCCTCAGGAGCTTCATTcagaagctggaggaggaggaggatcgTGAAGTGAAGAAGCTGATGCGCAA ATACTCCATCCTCCGGCTGATGATCGAACAAAGGCTGGAAGAGATCTCTGAAGGGCCAGCAAGGCTGTGA